A stretch of the Pelmatolapia mariae isolate MD_Pm_ZW linkage group LG23, Pm_UMD_F_2, whole genome shotgun sequence genome encodes the following:
- the LOC134620071 gene encoding complement C1q tumor necrosis factor-related protein 7, which yields MNSCQVLGLKMWTLMGFVCLWHCVSGELFDTKLKAPRLICSVPGSPGLPGKPGPSGSPGADGNVGIPGRDGRDGRKGEKGEKGDTGVKGRVGPTGKLGERGDRGPPGKRGPTGENGDGGLPGPPGPDGEKGDKGKRGPRGTAGTCKCGSLLPKSAFSAGITSSYPAEKTPIKFNKILFNEGGHYNPQTGKFICAYPGIYYFSYDITLANKHLAIGLVQNGQYRIKTFDANTGNHDVASGSTVMYLNPEDEVWMEIFYHDQNGLFADAGWADSLFSGFLIYADSNYFDTLAEDYA from the exons ATGAACAGCTGCCAAGTGTTGG GTTTGAAGATGTGGACCTTGATGGGATTCGTCTGTCTGTGGCACTGTGTCTCGGGAGAGTTGTTTGACACCAAGCTCAAAGCCCCACGACTGATCTGCAGTGTTCCTGGGTCACCCGGACTGCCTGGCAAACCAGGTCCCAGTGGGTCCCCGGGAGCAGATGGGAATGTGGGGATCCCAGGAAGAGATGGCAGAGATGGCAGGAAGggtgaaaaaggagaaaagggtGACACAG GAGTGAAGGGCAGGGTAGGCCCGACAGGTAAACTTGGAGAACGAGGTGACCGCGGCCCTCCAGGCAAACGAGGCCCTACGGGAGAGAACGGAGATGGTGGCTTGCCTGGTCCTCCAGGACCCGACGGAGAGAAAGGGGATAAGGGCAAACGAGGACCGCGGGGCACTGCGGGAACCTGCAAATGTGGCAGCCTCCTGCCTAAATCTGCTTTCTCTGCGGGAATCACCAGCAGCTACCCTGCAGAGAAAACCCCCATTAAGTTCAACAAGATCCTCTTCAATGAAGGCGGACACTACAACCCACAGACGGGCAAGTTCATCTGTGCATACCCAGGCATTTATTATTTCTCCTATGACATTACACTGGCCAACAAACACCTGGCTATCGGTCTGGTGCAGAATGGTCAGTATCGCATCAAAACCTTTGATGCCAATACAGGAAACCATGACGTTGCATCTGGGTCCACCGTCATGTACCTGAATCCAGAAGACGAGGTGTGGATGGAAATCTTCTACCATGACCAGAACGGTTTATTTGCAGATGCTGGCTGGGCAGACAGCCTCTTCTCTGGCTTCCTTATCTATGCGGACAGCAACTACTTTGACACACTAGCAGAGGACTACGCATAG